GGTATTCGGCTTCATTCACCGTTCCGCGGGAAACCCCGCCGGGGCCGCGCACGTTCAACGTCACGGCAACAGACGCGAAAGGGAATACGGCCGCGGGTTCGGCGAATTTTTACGTATGGAGCCCCGCGTCTTCCGACATCATCTGGGACGGCGACACGAAAAACGTGGGCGTAGCCGAAGCGTCCAGCAACCCGGAATCCCGGATATTCGTAGCGCAAACGGGCGGCAATAAAGGCCCCATCAGCCTGCGCGCCCATCTTCAACCCAACCCGGAACCCTACGCATACGTTACCTGGGACCTGGCCGAATTCAACGATGCGCGGATGATCGACGTGCGCCAGAAAAGATATCTCAATTTCTCCGTGCTGGTACCCAATGGCGGCGGGCGCACCGACTTCGACCTGCAGATCTATTTCAAAGACCGCTTCGGCGAAAGCACGCAGGTGCTGGGGTTAAAAGCCGGCGGATACCTCACTTCCTACACCGGCAATTATCAAAACGTGCGCATCCCCATCGCGGACCTGCTCGCCAATTCCCCCATCAACCCGGCAAAAATCGCCTGGATGGGACTGTTGTCGGAAAGACTTCCCGATCTCGGCACGCACGTGCAGCTGGATGATATTTACCTGAGCGGCAGCCCCGTGGCGGATGTGCAAATCGAAACGCAACCCGCCACCTGCGGGAATAATGGTAAAATCGAAGTGAAAGATGTGACCGGCGGAACTGGCAACTACCGCTACCGGTTAGGCGCGTCCGCATTCCAGGCAAGCCCTGTTTTCGAAAACCTCAACGCTGGTACTTATGACCTCCGGATCGAAGGCGACGGCAGTTTTGTATATATGGAAACCATCGTATTGACGGGTGGAACAGGGTTACAGGGCAACCTGTCTGTCACCAACGCATCAGGCAATATTGACCTGACCATTACCGGAGGCAGCGGCAATTACTCGTATCGCTGGTCGAACAACGCCACCACGGAGGATCTCACCAATGTGCCTTCCGGAGATTACGAAGTAAACGTCACCGACAACACCACCGGTTGCACCTTCCGCGGAACCGCCACGGTAATGCGTACGCAGGCGGTAAGTTTCAATGTAAAAGACGCCAACTGTTTCCCTAACGGGATCATCACGGCCACGGTAGCCAACGCTTCCGGGACATACCAGTATTATATCAACGGGAACCCCAACCCGCAAGGCATCAACAACAACATGTTCACACAGCTCTCGCCGGGTGTTTATACCATCCGCGTAACGGGCTCCGGACTTGATTTCAGCCAGGACGTCACGATGGGCGGCAACCTCAACGATATGGTGATCCGCGATGTTACCGATCAACATCACGGCAACATCGACATCACGATGGAAGGCGGCAGCGGAAGTTTCCGGTTCAACTGGTCTGACGGCAGCACCCGGGAAGATCTCACCGGCATGCCTTCCGGCAACTACCAGCTGGAGGTCACCGATCGCGGAACGCAATGCGTCACCGCCAAAACATTCAACATCACGCGCACCGGCCCTGACGTCACTTTCACACAGGCAGATGCCACCTGCGCCGCAGGCGGAACGATCGTTGTGCGTACGACCGGTGTCAGCGCCGCACCCTATCAATATTTCATCAACGGCGTACGTAATCCCGCCGGAGCGGCAACGAACGTTTTCACCGGGCTCCAGGGCGGCATTTACGATATCCGGATAACCGGCAATAATGGTTTTTCGAAAGAGGAAATGGTGATTGTTGACGGATGGATGAACGACGTCGTGATTACTTCCCAGATCAACGCGCAACAGGGCAACATCGATATCAGCCTGACCGGCGGCAGCGGGGACTTCACCTACCTTTGGTCCAACAACGCCACCACGCAGGATGTGAGCGGGCTGCCGAATGGTAATTACTGGGTGGATGTGACAGACGTACAAACAGGTTGCGTACTCCGCGAAACATTCACCATCGCGAGGCCCGTCCATCCCACGGTTACCTTTACCGTTACCAACGCCGCCTGCGGCGCCAACGGCGTGATAGCAGTGCAACTCAGCGAAGGTGCGCCTGCTGCATTCCGTTATTTCATCGATGGAAGGGAAAACCCAGCCGGCCAATTCACTTTCCGCAACCTCGCACCAGGCCAGTACACGGTTCGCGTAACGGGCAACAGCGGGTTCGACAATTCACAAACCGTGACGGTCGGCGGTACCGCCAATGCAATCCGTATCGTAGGCGTTGCGGATGAAGACGGCAACGTAAATATTTCCGTGAACGGCGGCAGCGGGGATTACGAATACCGTTGGTCCGACAAATCGACGACGGAAGATCTCACCCAGCGTCCTCCCGGCGTTTACACGGTAACCGTCACCGATAAGGTAACGGGCTGCACCGCGCAGTTTACCATCCTGGTGGCCGCGAGTCGGGAATCTTTGTGGATTTACCCGAACCCCGCGCAGGAGGGCTTCCGCGTTAAATACGTGATACCGGAAAGCGATGAAATGGAATTGACCGTTATGGACCTCTTCGGCAGGATCTGGTTCCGCCAGGTGCTGACCGCCCCGCAGGGCAATGAATACATTCCCGCGGCGAAGTTGCGGGCGGGCATGTATTTCGTACAGGTCCGTTCGAAAAAGGATAAACAAACCCGGCCGGTGGTGATTGTCAAGTAACATCCGAACGGGCATAAAAAAGGGGCTGTATCCATTTGGATGCAGCCCCTTTTGCATTATGACTCTTATGAAGCGGTAAAAACCGCCGTTGCCGGCGGTTTTCTCACACACTACAGCTTTGGTTCCTGTCTTGACCCCTGACTAAAGTTATTTTTTATCACGGCCATTGCCCCGGGATGTTTCGCGCGCGAATCTCCTTTCGCTGTTGCCGCGGTTGTTACCGTTGCCCTGTTGAAACTCCCTGCGCGGAGACGGGCGGCTGATGCTATTGTTCCTGTCGGGCCGCTGCTGTTGCGGACGGCTGATATTCCTGTCAGGGCGCGGCTGGCTCGGGCGGTTGGCGTTTTCATTACGATCCCGTTGCGGGCGGTTGTTGTTCCAATCCGGGCGTGGTTGGCTCGGGCGGGTAACATTGTTGTCGCGGTCCGGGCGGTTGTTGTTCCGGTCGGGGCGCGGTTGCTCCGAACGGTTCCAGTTGTTGTCGCGGTCGCGGTCGGGTCTGCCGTTGTTGTCCCTGTCCGGGCGCGGTCGGATGGCGTTGTTGTTACGATCCGGGCGGCTGTTGTTGTTCCAGCTCGGGCGGTCGTTATCGCGGCCAACGTATTCCCTGCGCGGAGCGGGGCGGGAGTTGCCGTGGATGTCGTACCGGTGATTGCGGTCGCGGTCGCGCCATACTACCTGCGTGTAGGTATTCCTGTAGTGGGAATATTCACGGATGTGGCGGCGGTGGTAGCGCCAGGGATCGCGGTGGTTGATCACTACTTTATAGCCTCTGTAGAAGTCGTAATAGTGGTAACGTGCCGGGAGGTAGCGCGTGTGAATCCAGCGGCCGAAGTCGAAATAGACGTACATCTGCGTGGGAACGTAGTAGTAAATATCTATATCTGGCAAATAATAGTATTCCGCGTAGTCGTAACCCACGGGGCCCCAGGCGGGTTGAATGCCGATATTGACACTCACCTGCACCTGCGCCGAGGCGGGAGACGGTTTGAAAGCCGTAAAAGCGGTCATCACAGCTAAGATTGCAAATACCCTTTTCATACGTGCTGGTTTTAGTTCTTGAAAGTTAGACTGCGGGATAATTCCCTGGTTTAAGCGTTATGACAGGTTTAACATATCAAACGAGAATGCATATTTCCATCAGGAATGCATATTTCGCGCCAGATTTGCGCCGGGTGGGGAATTCTTTCATATCTCCCGGGAAACCCTTAATATTACGCCGTTTAAAAGATTCGCATGAACAGCATCACCATCGCGTTGGTAGACGATCACCCGGCCATTCTCAACGGGTTGCAGATGATCCTGCAGGGCTTCCCGGATGTTTCCGTGACGGGCGCCTGGGGAAACGGGGACCAGTTGCTTGACGGGCTGCAGGTGCAGGCTCCCGCAGTGCTTTTCCTGGACATTCAGTTGCCGGGGCAAGACGGTTTGGCGCTTTGCCGGAGGGTTTCGGCGGATTATCCGGAAACGCGGGTGATCATATTCACGAATGTGGAAGATAAGCATACCATCCGTACCGCGTTCCAGAACGGCGCGGCGGGCTACCTGCTGAAAACAGCCGGCAGCCGCGAGATACGCGAAGCGATCGATACCGTGACGGCGGGCGAACAGTATGTGCATAACGAATTGAAAGACCAGATGTTCCAGCAGATCATCCAGCGCAAGCCCAGCCGCTACGCTCCTTCCCTCACGCGGCGCGAAAAGGAGATCCTGGGGTTCATCGCCCAGGGGCTGAGCAACCAGGAAATCGCGGATAAACTGTCCCTGAGCGTGCGCACCATCGAAAACCACCGTTACAACCTCATGCAGAAGCTGGATGTGAAGAATACCGCCGCGCTGGTGCGCAAAGCCATGGAGCTCGGTCTTGCCAGCTGATTAGGTAAAAATACTCACATTCAAATTCAGGTAATTCATCGGTTAAATCCATTTGCGATGTCAGGTAGTTTTGAGGAAACTTCATGACCATGTTGCTTGTGGAAAAGAAAGCTCCCTTCCTTTTACAAACGCTGATTGCCGGGTTACTGGCAGCTTCGCTGCTGGCCTTCGCCTTCACCGTTTACCAAAGCGGCATTGCGGGCAGAATCGCCCCCTTGCTTGCGCTGGCCGCTGTCATCATCTCCGCCTTGCTCCTGCTACTTCCCGTGGCGCCCGCCGCACCGCCGGATGTGCAGACTCCCGAAACGCATGTTTCGCAGCTCCGGGAACAGGCGCTTCAGGCTGAATTGCAGGCACTGAAAGCGCAAATCCAGCCGCATTTCCTCTTCAACGCCCTCAACCGGGTAAACGCCAGCCTCCCCGCCGAACAGGAAGCCGCCCGCGAAATGATCGCAAGGCTCGCCGATACGTTCCGCTATGCGCTGGACGCCACCCGCACCGACCTGGTCCCGCTCGGAAACGAACTTTCCTTCCTCCGCGATTACCTGCGAATCGAACAGGACCGCTTCGCCGCGCGACTCCAGGTCCATATTGAAGCCCCTTTATCCCTGCACCATTACCGCATCCCGCCCATGCTGCTCCAGCCGCTGGTCGAAAATGCCATCAAACACGGGATCGGGCCCTGCATCGATGGCGGCTCCGTTACCATCGCCTGCACCCTCCGGGACGGTAAACTCCGCCTCTCCGTCAGCGACACCGGCGCGGGATTCGACGGGCCCCTGCACCAGATCATGCAATCCTCCGGCGTTGGATTACGGAATACCGCCCTGCGACTGGAAAAACTGTATAACGAACCCCTGCTGATAGCGCGCAACGCGCCCGGCGGTCTCCAATTCATGTTTGATATCCCCATTCAACCCTGACCGTTCAAACGGAAATCATCCTCCCCGCGACCGTACGCCATCATCCGTACGGTCGCTGCTTTTTTACAGAATATTCATACCCGGGAATCTGAATTCGGCAAGTCAGCCGGTAATCCGCCTGAAAAAGTGAGGAAATGATTAATTTTCAGCCTTATGGAACAGGACTATTTCAGCGACCGGACTTTCGACCGGCAAGACTACCGCAGCCAACCGCTCCCCGCAGGCGAATACGAACAATGCACTTTCCGCAACTGCGATTTTTCCGAAAGCGAACTAACGGGCATCATCTT
Above is a genomic segment from Chitinophaga pollutisoli containing:
- a CDS encoding response regulator transcription factor, yielding MNSITIALVDDHPAILNGLQMILQGFPDVSVTGAWGNGDQLLDGLQVQAPAVLFLDIQLPGQDGLALCRRVSADYPETRVIIFTNVEDKHTIRTAFQNGAAGYLLKTAGSREIREAIDTVTAGEQYVHNELKDQMFQQIIQRKPSRYAPSLTRREKEILGFIAQGLSNQEIADKLSLSVRTIENHRYNLMQKLDVKNTAALVRKAMELGLAS
- a CDS encoding histidine kinase: MTMLLVEKKAPFLLQTLIAGLLAASLLAFAFTVYQSGIAGRIAPLLALAAVIISALLLLLPVAPAAPPDVQTPETHVSQLREQALQAELQALKAQIQPHFLFNALNRVNASLPAEQEAAREMIARLADTFRYALDATRTDLVPLGNELSFLRDYLRIEQDRFAARLQVHIEAPLSLHHYRIPPMLLQPLVENAIKHGIGPCIDGGSVTIACTLRDGKLRLSVSDTGAGFDGPLHQIMQSSGVGLRNTALRLEKLYNEPLLIARNAPGGLQFMFDIPIQP
- a CDS encoding glycoside hydrolase family 44 protein; protein product: MKPFYTFFTCTVLTLASTPDTAAQAVRNVRFTIDASAANRKPISPLVYGTNDHYPYATAKRMGGNRLTGYNWENNASNAGRDWFHQSDNWVPAQWNTPWDQYDVPGSALVAFHDQSLQQGAYSLATLPMAGYVAKDKNSDVTAAESAPSPRWAQVVTRKPGGQLSLTPDVNDNAVYVDEELHFMLNRYNRSNTATGIKGYSLDNEPCIWFDTHPRLFGHTGVTVNYLMTKSYETAELVKEMDPTAEVYGPALWGYTAYQNLQFAPDWEQVRGNYAIFLHYYLAKMRERSQSAGRRLLDVLDVHWYPQQHRDFGGMSPFDDENDENSVAARVEMSRSLWDETYHENTWVQDASNGGIFPVLPKLHEMTDDFYPGTKLGITEYSFGGTSHVSGTVAQADALGAFGANGVYLATYWGAVTGYIQSGFDLFCNYDGNGGKYGNTAVSAQTDNRNLSAVYASVNAGNDQYMHAIAINRSVTDTVMATVAFSGARAYLSASVYAVDRNSPLVRRLEDVRGIQNNSFQVKLPPMTVYHLVLSETDLTVYPYITNLNINPSVGYSDGHAEFTVSATITDSDNDMQTPTIDLRPVGGQAATPMVRNGDQYTIRFTVPANTPSGLKLLEISAVDDAGHSVKGNVTYRVIRNVESTDIWNGDAIRGGEGERFADPGDQSASVQRIERRPDGGNTGPGSLYLRFKHDPNNWSLMTWRIDPNAGNARDVSEFGYLEFYIRSNAPEYADIEFSVRDASANMNVSNTVKLKANGYISSFHPTQFTKVKIPFTDLFTGSGFDLSRLWQFNFLVNTAQDGFEMWIDDVRAVPYDNPTVQPELRDVRVQPAEGFADGTTPVTISAIATDPNNDLQSVTVDLSPIGGANNQGLTLANGRYSASFTVPRETPPGPRTFNVTATDAKGNTAAGSANFYVWSPASSDIIWDGDTKNVGVAEASSNPESRIFVAQTGGNKGPISLRAHLQPNPEPYAYVTWDLAEFNDARMIDVRQKRYLNFSVLVPNGGGRTDFDLQIYFKDRFGESTQVLGLKAGGYLTSYTGNYQNVRIPIADLLANSPINPAKIAWMGLLSERLPDLGTHVQLDDIYLSGSPVADVQIETQPATCGNNGKIEVKDVTGGTGNYRYRLGASAFQASPVFENLNAGTYDLRIEGDGSFVYMETIVLTGGTGLQGNLSVTNASGNIDLTITGGSGNYSYRWSNNATTEDLTNVPSGDYEVNVTDNTTGCTFRGTATVMRTQAVSFNVKDANCFPNGIITATVANASGTYQYYINGNPNPQGINNNMFTQLSPGVYTIRVTGSGLDFSQDVTMGGNLNDMVIRDVTDQHHGNIDITMEGGSGSFRFNWSDGSTREDLTGMPSGNYQLEVTDRGTQCVTAKTFNITRTGPDVTFTQADATCAAGGTIVVRTTGVSAAPYQYFINGVRNPAGAATNVFTGLQGGIYDIRITGNNGFSKEEMVIVDGWMNDVVITSQINAQQGNIDISLTGGSGDFTYLWSNNATTQDVSGLPNGNYWVDVTDVQTGCVLRETFTIARPVHPTVTFTVTNAACGANGVIAVQLSEGAPAAFRYFIDGRENPAGQFTFRNLAPGQYTVRVTGNSGFDNSQTVTVGGTANAIRIVGVADEDGNVNISVNGGSGDYEYRWSDKSTTEDLTQRPPGVYTVTVTDKVTGCTAQFTILVAASRESLWIYPNPAQEGFRVKYVIPESDEMELTVMDLFGRIWFRQVLTAPQGNEYIPAAKLRAGMYFVQVRSKKDKQTRPVVIVK